A region of Lycium barbarum isolate Lr01 chromosome 3, ASM1917538v2, whole genome shotgun sequence DNA encodes the following proteins:
- the LOC132632126 gene encoding MAG2-interacting protein 2, whose translation MDETTGEILFETRHHASGPYISNYPPQHQQLNEGAKSSYLSRLLSSSGIAQLKERWRKQGNPTKVRRYASLFVSSRGDLVAVASGNQITILQKDDDYQKPCGTYGKSITSFRCGAWSETHDVLGVADDSDTIYLIRANGEEITRISKSHIKSSSPIVGLMVQDDADLKKSCLCTFTIITADGLIHDFEISQDPSASVFSPLASSSGTMLKQFPQNMFCLDYQPERSLFSIVSSAGSLQPTTNGLYSLSLCRKSGNLAVEVLISTQFEGFFSMPKDYAGHITSPKVSISPQGRFVATLDMGGSLTTFKFDEEQRSLSKCSYGEENELHQGNKESDQGNILVNGVLDFAWWSDDILAIAGRNGNITMINICTGAMLRKDETMYSYPLLERVPHLAGKLFLLETKPSIQNNESAEEIRASSSHLMECGDGAMNNKFDWASFQWSLVSFSERSVPEMYDILISRQEYQAALMFADQHGLDKDEALKSQWLHSSQGVNEIKTLLSNIKDQVFVLSECVGRFGPTEDAVRALLDLGLCITDRYRFSEPEVDEHSKVWDCLVARLKLLQYRDRIETFIGINMGRFSLQEYKKFCNLPIKEAAIALAESGKIGALNLLFKRHPYSLTSSLLDVLAAIPETLPVQTYGQLLPGSSPPPSISLREEDWVECDEMVTFIISRVPESHESYTQIRTEPIVKQFLGSQWPSVSELSSWYKKRARDIDTLSGQLDNSMCLIDFACRKGIAQLQPFLEEISYLHQLIYSEENEKMNFSMSLTIWESLPDYERFKLMLIGVREDTVIKRLHTKAIPFMKKRFPSMTVHSRDDKTDCSAGSFLVRWLKEIASENKLEMCSVVIEEGSREVQTNNFFQNDAEVVDCALQCIYACSVTDRWSTMASILSKLPFPHDSKAASLKERVRLAEGHIEAGRILALYQVPKPISFFQEAYSDEKGVKQIVRLILSKFVRRQPGRSDNDWTNMWLDLQSLQEKAFCFIDLEYVLMEFCRGLLKAGNFSLARNYLKGVGSVSLANDKAENLVIQAAREYFFSASSLSSSEIWKAKECLNIFPASRNVRVEADIIDAVTVKLPNLGVTLLPMQFKQIKDPMEIVKLVVTSQGGAYLNVDEIIELAKLLGLSSHDDISAVQEAIAREAAVVGDLQLAFDLCLVLAKKGHGSVWDLCAALARGPALENMDIASRKQLLGFALSHCDGESIAELIHAWKDLDTQDQCESLMALTGTEPEDKTDLKECSDQEAQLKQIENVLFQVAKDVQVDGDWTIPSILRENGKLLSFAAVYLPWLLELSQEAESNKKFTSSSFSGNQYVSLRTQAVMIILSWLARNGFAPKDSLIASVAKSIMESPVSEEEDITGCSFLLNLADAFSGVEIIERNLRTRENYNEITSIMNVGMIYSLLHNCGIKCEDPAQRRDLLLTKFQQKHKLICSDEKEQIDQAQSTFWREWKLKLEEQKCIAERSRRLEQIIPGVETARFLSGDMDYRESVVFSFVESTTPEKEHSVKDVLKLANTYSLDCNKVMLHYLRSIFVSDAWSTDDVKNEVSIYREDLIARAAETIKFISSSIYPAIGGHDKQRLSLVYGLLSDCYLHLDEQEDPMHPHSVHISRFSKIAEEECCRVSFIEDLNFKNVAGIQDLNLECFNSEVSAHINENNVEALAKMVKNLVSAHDGPVPDGLLSWQYVYKHYVLSLLTKLEARAKLGVDIQSSESLHCLISEIEQTYNTCCKFLKFVPNPARLDILKRFLAIILPAEGSFKSLPCGSGWQECFAMLVDTWLRMMNDMHEVALLENSEERFCLECIMTCLKVFARLVAGEKVSSSQGWATVIGYVGYVFVGDIAAEIFNFCRAMVCSGCGFGAVADVYDEVMVHFLHEAGSLTDFKKEAVSIENLRDLYLSILKTILQELADNSCEHQCLHYYLSSLSKLDGDLENLQCVRQAVWERLEEFSENFQLSNHVRVYILELMQLVAATDNNSKRFSSKLQVEVHSWEGWENLHSATANCENAAADGISNKTDASNKFTNTLIALKSTQLVSTISPSIQITPEDLSTVESTISCFLGVSKFAESESHVETLLAMLREWEGYFTRREIEKDSGEVSDGANSWGNDDWDDGWESFQEPIEEEPKKDAKLSVHPLHVCWMEIFRKLLTISQYNKMLKLLDKSVAKPGEVLLDEENAQCLSQIALEIDCFVALKLMLLLPYEVVQLQCLDSVEQKLKQEGISDKIGVDLEFLLLVLSSGVISTIITKPSYGTTFSYLCYMVGNFSRQCQESQLSSSGCGGSVENENISKDHIDLFTRLIFPCFVSELVRSGQQILAGFLVTKLMHTNPSLCLINIAGACLTKYLERQIQILQDSNPSFRDGELSEPLLNTVSSLTDRMENLIQSSLSSLSHDHR comes from the exons ATGGATGAAACCACTGGAGAAATCCTCTTTGAGACACGTCATCATGCTTCTGGGCCTTatatttccaattatcctccacAACATCAACAG CTGAATGAAGGAGCCAAAAGCAGTTATCTTTCAAGATTGCTTTCTTCATCAG GTATTGCCCAACTCAAGGAGAGATGGAGAAAGCAGGGGAATCCAACAAAAGTAAGGAGATATGCATCCTTATTTGTTTCCTCAAGGGGTGATCTTGTGGCTGTAGCATCTGGGAATCAGATAACAATCCTGCAGAAGGATGATGACTACCAAAAGCCTTGTGGCACATATG GCAAAAGCATTACTTCATTCCGTTGTGGGGCTTGGTCTGAAACTCATGATGTTCTTGGTGTTGCTGACGATAGTGACACTATCTATCTCATCAGAGCTAATGGTGAGGAAATTACCAGAATTTCCAAGAGTCATATAAAAAGTTCTTCACCAATAGTTGGCCTGATGGTGCAGGATGATGCTGATTTGAAGAAATCTTGCTT GTGTACCTTCACTATAATTACAGCGGATGGGTTGATTCATGACTTTGAGATCAGTCAAGATCCAAGTGCATCTGTTTTTTCACCCCTTGCCTCGAGCAGCGGGACAATGCTGAAGCAGTTTCCACAGAATATGTTCTGCTTGGATTACCAGCCGGAACGGAGCTTATTTTCCATAGTTAGCAGTGCTGGTAGCTTGCAGCCAACGACTAATG GATTGTACAGTCTTTCGCTTTGCCGAAAAAGTGGAAACTTAGCCGTGGAAGTTCTCATTTCTACTCAGTTTGAGGGTTTCTTTTCTATGCCTAAAGATTATGCGGGTCATATAACTTCTCCTAAGGTGTCAATATCACCACAGGGAAGATTTGTTGCTACTCTGGATATGGGAGGATCTTTGACTACCTTTAAGTTTGATGAGGAACAGCGTTCTCTCTCAAAATGTTCTTATGGAGAGGAAAATGAATTACATCAGGGAAATAAAGAGTCAGATCAGGGGAACATTCTTGTGAATGGGGTCTTAGATTTTGCCTGGTGGTCTGATGATATACTTGCTATTGCAGGAAGGAATGGAAACATCACTATGATTAACATATGCACTGGTGCTATGCTACGTAAGGACGAGACTATGTATTCGTATCCCCTTTTAGAGAGAGTGCCACACTTGGCGGGAAAACTTTTTCTACTAGAGACAAAACCATCCATTCAGAACAATGAATCAGCTGAAGAAATTAGAGCAAGCAGCTCTCATCTTATGGAGTGCGGTGATGGTGCTATGAATAATAAGTTTGACTGGGCCAGTTTCCAATGGAGCTTAGTTTCATTTTCTGAACGATCTGTTCCTGAAATGTATGATATATTAATCTCCAGACAAGAGTATCAGGCTGCTCTCATGTTTGCGGATCAGCATGGGCTAGATAAAGACGAAGCTCTAAAGTCACAGTGGTTGCACTCCTCCCAGGGTGTAAATGAGATAAAGACACTACTTTCAAATATCAAGGACCAAGTTTTCGTACTTTCTGAATGTGTAGGTCGATTTGGACCAACTGAAGACGCAGTTAGGGCACTGCTTGATCTTGGACTTTGCATAACTGACCGTTATAGATTTTCTGAGCCTGAGGTTGATGAGCATAGTAAGGTTTGGGATTGTCTTGTGGCAAGACTTAAGTTGTTGCAATATAGAGACCGGATAGAGACATTTATCGGGATAAACATGGGCAG GTTTTCTTTACAGGAGTACAAGAAATTTTGTAATTTGCCCATTAAAGAAGCTGCAATTGCACTTGCAGAAAGTGGCAAGATTGGGGCATTAAACCTTCTCTTTAAGCGTCATCCTTACTCCTTAACTTCCTCATTGTTGGATGTCTTAGCTGCTATCCCTGAGACTCTTCCGGTGCAGACTTATGGACAGCTCCTTCCTGGGAGTTCCCCTCCTCCAAGTATTTCTTTGAGGGAAGAAGATTGGGTTGAGTGTGATGAGATGGTAACTTTTATTATCAGCAGAGTCCCTGAGAGTCATGAGAGCTATACTCAGATCAGAACTGAACCAATTGTCAAACAATTTTTGGGGTCTCAATGGCCTTCAGTAAGTGAACTCTCGTCTTGGTACAAAAAGAGAGCTAGAGATATTGATACCTTAAGTGGGCAACTCGACAACTCCATGTGCTTAATTGACTTTGCTTGCCGCAAAGGCATTGCTCAATTGCAGCCATTCCTGGAAGAGATTTCTTACTTACACCAGCTTATCTATTCTGAGGAGAATGAAAAAATGAATTTCTCCATGAGTCTTACTATATGGGAAAGCTTACCTGATTATGAAAGATTTAAATTGATGTTGATTGGGGTCAGAGAAGATACTGTTATTAAAAGATTACATACTAAAGCAATTCCATTCATGAAAAAGAGGTTTCCCTCTATGACTGTGCATTCCAGAGATGACAAAACAGATTGCTCAGCTGGGTCATTTCTGGTAAGATGGCTGAAGGAGATTGCCTCTGAAAATAAATTGGAGATGTGTTCAGTTGTAATTGAAGAGGGTAGCAGAGAGGTCCAGACAAATAACTTTTTCCAGAATGATGCTGAGGTTGTAGATTGTGCTCTTCAGTGCATATACGCTTGCTCTGTTACAGATCGGTGGAGTACGATGGCCTCCATTTTGTCTAAACTTCCATTTCCACATG ATTCCAAAGCTGCAAGCCTCAAGGAAAGGGTGAGACTCGCAGAAGGTCATATTGAAGCAGGAAGAATATTGGCGCTTTACCAG GTCCCAAAGCCTATCAGCTTTTTCCAGGAGGCATATTCAGATGAAAAGGGTGTAAAGCAGATAGTTCGTCTCATCTTATCCAAATTTGTTCGCCGACAGCCTGGACGATCAGATAATGATTGGACAAACATGTGGCTTGACTTGCAGTCTTTGCAAGAGAAAGCATTTTGCTTCATAGATCTTGAATATGTGTTAATGGAGTTCTGCAGGGGATTGCTGAAAGCAGGAAATTTTTCACTTGCGAGGAATTATTTGAAAGGTGTGGGTTCAGTGTCTTTGGCAAATGATAAAGCAGAAAACCTTGTTATTCAAGCTGCcagagaatatttcttctcagcGTCAAGTCTTTCTAGTTCCGAA ATTTGGAAGGCTAAAGAATGCTTGAATATCTTTCCAGCTAGTAGAAATGTGAGGGTGGAGGCTGATATTATTGATGCTGTAACTGTTAAACTTCCCAACCTTGGTGTCACCTTGTTGCCAATGCAATTCAAGCAAATTAAAGATCCTATGGAAATAGTTAAGTTGGTTGTTACAAGTCAAGGTGGAGCTTATCTGAATGTCGATGAGATTATTGAACTAGCCAAACTTCTTGGGTTGAGCTCGCACGACGACATATCAGCTGTACAAGAAGCTATTGCAAGAGAAGCTGCAGTGGTTGGAGATCTCCAACTGGCTTTTGATCTATGTCTTGTTTTGGCCAAAAAGGGGCATGGTTCAGTCTGGGACTTGTGTGCAGCACTGGCAAGAGGTCCTGCCCTTGAGAACATGGATATTGCTTCCAGAAAACAGCTGTTAGGTTTTGCTTTGAGCCACTGTGATGGGGAATCAATTGCCGAGTTAATACATGCATGGAAGGATCTAGATACGCAAGATCAATGTGAATCTTTAATGGCGTTGACTGGAACAGAGCCTGAAGATAAAACAGACTTGAAGGAATGTTCTGACCAGGAAGCACAACTTAAACAGATTGAAAATGTACTTTTTCAGGTAGCCAAAGATGTCCAGGTGGATGGTGACTGGACCATTCCGTCCATCTTGAGAGAAAATGGAAAACTTTTGTCATTTGCTGCTGTGTATCTTCCATGGTTGCTTGAACTGAGTCAAGAAGCAGAAAGCAATAAGAAATTTACATCGAGCTCATTTTCAGGGAATCAATATGTCAGTCTAAGAACACAGGCAGTGATGATTATTTTGTCCTGGTTGGCAAGGAATGGTTTTGCCCCGAAGGACAGTTTGATTGCCTCTGTTGCTAAGTCCATTATGGAGTCGCCTGTCTCTGAGGAGGAAGACATCACAGGGTGCTCTTTTTTGTTAAATCTTGCCGATGCCTTTTCGGGGGTGGAGATAATTGAAAGAAACTTGAGAACAAGAGAGAATTACAATGAAATAACCagcattatgaatgttgggatGATTTACAGTTTGTTACACAATTGTGGAATCAAGTGTGAGGACCCTGCACAAAGGAGGGACCTGCTTCTTACGAAGTTCCAGCAGAAACATAAACTGATTTGCTCAG ATGAAAAAGAACAAATAGACCAAGCACAATCTACGTTCTGGAGAGAATGGAAACTGAAGCTAGAAGAGCAAAAGTGCATTGCAGAGCGTTCAAGGCGTTTAGAACAAATAATCCCTGGTGTTGAAACTGCTCGCTTCTTATCTGGGGACATGGACTACAGAGAGAGCGTTGTTTTTTCATTTGTCGAGTCCACGACCCCAGAGAAGGAACACAGTGTGAAGGATGTATTGAAGTTGGCCAATACTTATAGCTTAGATTGCAACAAG gtgatgctgcattacctgAGGTCCATCTTTGTTTCTGATGCTTGGAGCACtgatgatgttaaaaatgaaGTGTCAATTTACAGAGAAGATCTAATAGCTCGTGCTGCAGAAACAATAAAATTTATTTCCTCGTCGATCTACCCAGCAATTGGTGGACATGATAAGCAGAGGCTTTCTCTAGTATATGGCCTACTCTCTGACTGCTACTTGCATCTTGATGAACAAGAGGATCCAATGCATCCTCATTCTGTTCATATTTCTCGGTTCTCCAAGATTGCTGAAGAAGAATGTTGCAGGGTATCTTTTATCGAGGATCTGAACTTCAAAAATGTTGCtggaattcaagatttgaacttGGAATGCTTCAACAGTGAAGTTTCTGCTCACATCAATGAAAATAATGTTGAAGCATTGGCAAAGATGGTCAAGAACCTTGTTTCTGCTCATGATGGTCCAGTGCCTGATGGTCTCTTGTCTTGGCAGTATGTATATAAACATTATGTTTTAAGTTTGTTGACAAAGTTGGAAGCTAGAGCTAAACTGGGGGTCGATATTCAAAGCTCTGAAAGTCTTCATTGCTTAATCAGTGAGATCGAGCAGACTTACAATACCTGCTGCAAATTCTTAAAATTTGTCCCGAATCCTGCTCGTCTGGACATTTTGAAACGATTCTTGGCCATCATACTACCTGCTGAAGGATCTTTCAAGTCTCTGCCCTGTGGCTCAGGTTGGCAGGAGTGCTTTGCCATGCTTGTGGATACTTGGCTCAGAATGATGAATGACATGCATGAAGTTGCACTCCTTGAGAATTCGGAAGAAAGATTCTGCTTAGAATGTATAATGACGTGTCTTAAAGTTTTTGCACGTCTAGTTGCTGGGGAAAAAGTTTCATCTAGTCAGGGGTGGGCTACAGTTATTGGCTATGTAGGTTACGTTTTTGTTGGTGATATTGCTGCTGAAATCTTCAATTTCTGCAGAGCGATGGTTTGCTCAGGTTGTGGATTTGGAGCCGTTGCAGATGTATATGATGAAGTCATGGTTCACTTCCTGCATGAAGCTGGATCACTGACAGACTTTAAAAAAGAAGCTGTCAGCATCGAGAATCTTCGAGATCTCTATCTTAGTATCTTGAAGACCATTTTGCAGGAGTTGGCTGACAATTCCTGTGAGCATCAGTGTCTACACTATTACTTGTCATCTTTGAGTAAATTAGATGGTGATTTGGAAAATCTGCAGTGCGTCAGGCAGGCAGTTTGGGAGAGATTGGAAGAGTTTTCAGAGAACTTTCAGCTCTCCAACCATGTTCGAGTTTACATACTGGAGCTTATGCAACTTGTTGCAGCTACTGATAATAACAGCAAACGATTTTCTTCTAAGCTACAGGTGGAAGTTCATTCTTGGGAAGGTTGGGAGAATTTGCATAGTGCAACTGCAAACTGCGAGAATGCTGCCGCTGATGGGATTTCAAACAAGACAGATGCATCTAATAAGTTCACAAATACTCTGATTGCTCTAAAATCTACACAGCTGGTCTCCACTATCTCCCCCAGCATACAGATTACACCAGAAGATCTTTCGACTGTGGAATCTACTATCTCTTGCTTCCTTGGAGTATCTAAATTTGCTGAATCTGAATCCCATGTTGAAACATTATTAGCTATGCTCCGAGAATGGGAGGGGTACTTTACTAGAAGAGAAATTGAAAAGGATTCTGGTGAGGTATCTGATGGTGCAAATAGTTGGGGTAATGATGATTGGGATGATGGATGGGAAAGCTTCCAAGAACCTATTGAAGAAGAACCAAAGAAAGATGCGAAACTTTCAGTTCATCCTCTTCATGTCTGTTGGATGGAGATCTTCAGGAAACTGCTAACAATATCCCAGTACAACAAAATGTTGAAATTGTTGGACAAATCAGTGGCAAAGCCAGGCGAAGTATTACTAGATGAAGAGAATGCTCAATGTTTGAGCCAGATTGCACTTGAAATAGATTGCTTTGTAGCCCTTAAGTTGATGCTCTTGTTGCCATACGAAGTAGTCCAGTTACAGTGCTTGGATTCTGTCGAGCAGAAGCTGAAACAAGAAGGCATATCTGACAAAATCGGCGTGGATCTTGAGTTTTTACTTCTCGTTTTATCTTCTGGAGTTATATCAACTATCATCACCAAACCTTCATATGGTACCACATTCTCTTATCTTTGCTATATGGTGGGGAATTTCTCTCGACAGTGCCAAGAATCCCAGTTATCAAGTTCCGGTTGTGGTGGATCTGTAGAAAATGAGAATATTTCAAAAGATCACATTGATCTTTTCACAAGACTGATCTTTCCTTGTTTTGTGTCGGAGCTTGTGAGGTCAGGGCAGCAGATTTTAGCAGGATTTCTTGTAACGAAGCTCATGCACACAAACCCTTCTCTTTGCTTAATTAACATAGCAGGTGCTTGTCTCACAAAGTATTTGGAGAGGCAAATCCAAATACTACAGGATAGCAACCCCTCCTTTAGGGATGGGGAATTGTCTGAACCATTGTTAAATACGGTATCCAGTTTGACGGACAGGATGGAAAACCTGATCCAATCCTCTCTATCTTCGCTTTCACATGATCATAGATGA